Proteins from a single region of Corynebacterium pseudogenitalium:
- a CDS encoding cytochrome c biogenesis CcdA family protein — MTALLALAFAAGMIAPVNPCGFALLPAWIAQTIGDARTRPLALRLAHGLRAGLALSFGFAGTLAAFGLIVSAGARTLISAAPWLGMATGVILLLLGLAMLTGLTPRLRLPAWATKPRTQEAAGAGHKTGRMVAFGVGYAAASLGCTLGVLLAVIAQAQAVASYAGLLAVFAAYAAGSATVLMLVSAGTAIAGAALGRRITGLAKHSNRIAAFILTITGAYLSWYWYPAATGGTAQANSLAVWSAAASAWISDNSTLIAALAAAVVLASALAALNRRRRLRIRQGTPPTGEGPGQSGEPDCCTPTPDNNSTEDRPGTIP; from the coding sequence ATGACAGCCCTGCTTGCCCTGGCCTTCGCCGCTGGAATGATTGCCCCGGTCAATCCCTGCGGTTTCGCCCTCCTGCCCGCCTGGATAGCCCAGACCATCGGGGACGCCCGGACGCGCCCGCTCGCGCTGCGTCTGGCCCACGGGCTCCGGGCCGGGCTCGCGCTCAGCTTCGGCTTCGCCGGGACCCTGGCAGCCTTCGGGCTGATCGTCAGCGCGGGCGCCAGGACCCTGATCAGCGCAGCGCCCTGGCTGGGAATGGCCACCGGGGTGATCCTTCTCCTGCTGGGCCTGGCCATGCTCACCGGACTCACACCACGGCTCCGTCTGCCGGCCTGGGCCACGAAACCCCGCACACAAGAAGCCGCAGGGGCAGGTCACAAAACCGGGCGCATGGTGGCCTTCGGGGTCGGATACGCCGCAGCATCCCTCGGCTGCACCCTCGGGGTGCTCCTGGCCGTGATCGCCCAAGCCCAGGCCGTCGCCAGCTACGCCGGGCTGCTCGCGGTCTTCGCCGCCTACGCCGCAGGCTCGGCCACTGTCCTGATGCTCGTTTCGGCAGGCACGGCCATCGCCGGGGCCGCCCTCGGGCGAAGAATCACCGGCCTGGCCAAGCACAGCAACCGCATCGCCGCCTTCATCCTCACCATAACCGGCGCCTACCTCAGCTGGTATTGGTATCCCGCCGCCACCGGCGGAACCGCGCAGGCCAACAGCCTCGCCGTATGGTCAGCCGCCGCCAGCGCCTGGATCAGCGACAACAGCACCCTGATCGCAGCCCTCGCCGCAGCCGTGGTGCTCGCATCGGCATTGGCCGCCCTCAACCGGCGCAGGAGACTGCGCATCAGACAGGGAACGCCGCCCACAGGCGAGGGCCCCGGGCAAAGCGGGGAACCCGACTGCTGCACACCAACTCCGGACAACAACTCGACCGAGGACCGGCCAGGCACGATCCCGTAG
- a CDS encoding TlpA family protein disulfide reductase — translation MTYPRSRRSLSVPRPRHLASALFLTAAMALTTACASSPSGPSAAPGGSSPDAAGAVAVTVSDIDGTTRTIPDGKPAALFFFSVGCGECVKGADSLNKASTALGSSADYLLVDVDPREPKETINGFRDYIKAPELPAVIDTGATLTTRYKVTSISTLVVVDAKGDVTFRATDPSAEKIQEELTKAGAQ, via the coding sequence ATGACATACCCGAGATCCCGCCGTTCTCTGTCCGTTCCCCGGCCCAGGCACCTCGCCTCCGCCCTGTTTCTGACAGCGGCCATGGCACTGACAACCGCTTGCGCCAGCTCACCGAGCGGCCCGTCGGCCGCGCCAGGCGGTTCGTCGCCCGACGCGGCCGGTGCCGTTGCTGTTACGGTCTCCGACATTGACGGCACTACCCGGACCATCCCGGACGGTAAGCCCGCAGCACTGTTCTTCTTCTCTGTCGGATGCGGTGAGTGTGTGAAAGGGGCCGATTCCCTGAACAAGGCCTCCACGGCCCTGGGAAGCTCGGCCGACTACCTCCTGGTGGACGTGGACCCCCGAGAACCGAAGGAGACCATCAACGGATTCCGCGATTACATCAAGGCCCCTGAGCTCCCTGCCGTCATCGACACCGGGGCCACACTGACCACCCGGTACAAGGTCACCTCCATAAGCACCCTGGTGGTGGTCGACGCGAAGGGTGACGTTACCTTCCGGGCCACCGACCCGTCTGCGGAAAAGATCCAAGAAGAACTCACCAAGGCCGGCGCCCAATGA
- the merB gene encoding organomercurial lyase MerB, with amino-acid sequence MTATDQALTYLLSPARSGIDPELFVPLLRLLAEGEPVTVAELATASGRSEDTVRQGLAAVPDTEYDDEGRIIGLALTMRPTPHRFTLAGEQLYTWCALDTLFFPALIGKAATIESTSPGSGTLIRVMTGADGTVTSVQPATAVVSIISHPGTGPVRSSFCNQVHYFASREDAQPWLDSHPDGEVLDIEAAHRAGAAMAAALLAAAATRAPAAQDSCC; translated from the coding sequence ATGACCGCCACCGACCAGGCCCTCACCTATCTGTTGTCCCCCGCGCGCTCCGGAATAGACCCGGAATTGTTCGTGCCGCTGCTGCGGCTCCTGGCCGAGGGCGAGCCCGTCACGGTCGCCGAACTGGCCACCGCCAGTGGCCGGAGCGAAGACACGGTCCGGCAGGGACTGGCCGCCGTCCCGGACACCGAGTACGACGACGAGGGCCGCATCATCGGCCTGGCCCTGACGATGCGGCCCACCCCGCATCGCTTCACCCTGGCCGGGGAACAGCTCTACACCTGGTGCGCCCTGGACACTCTCTTCTTCCCGGCCCTGATCGGGAAGGCCGCAACCATTGAGTCGACCTCCCCGGGTAGCGGGACCCTCATCCGGGTGATGACGGGCGCGGACGGCACGGTGACCTCCGTACAGCCGGCCACCGCCGTCGTGTCCATCATCAGCCACCCGGGCACGGGGCCGGTGCGGTCATCGTTCTGCAACCAGGTCCACTACTTCGCCTCCCGCGAGGACGCCCAGCCGTGGTTGGATTCCCATCCCGACGGCGAAGTCCTGGACATCGAGGCGGCACACCGGGCCGGTGCCGCCATGGCCGCCGCCCTCCTCGCCGCGGCCGCCACGCGGGCCCCCGCGGCGCAGGACTCCTGCTGCTGA
- the merA gene encoding mercury(II) reductase, with product MTNEKFDLAIIGSGGGAFAAAIRATELGKHVVMVERGTVGGTCVNTGCVPSKALLAAAEARHVALDSARFPGVAASAGPVDMPALIQGKAALVESMRTEKYVDLAADYGWTMISGDASFTGTQDAPLLRVISPDGAVRTIEAGHYLVATGSAPYVPPVPGLAEAGYLTSTTAMELDEVPESMLILGGGYVALEMAQLFSRLGSRVTMLVRSRLASQEEPEASKALAGVFADEGIRVVRRAMADSVASGPDGVSVTANVAGGEEVFRASHILVALGRRPVTEGLDLDAVGVKTGASGEIVVDSRLATSNPRVWAAGDATGHREFVYVAAAHGALAVDNAFTDALAEVDYRHLPRVTFTSPAIGAVGMTEKEAVAAGISCECRVLPLEYVPRAVVNRDTRGFIKVVADRDTGRILGLSAVAKDAGEIAAAGVYILEAGMTTAQVAAAWSPYLTMAEGIRIAAKAFNTDVSKLSCCA from the coding sequence ATGACAAACGAAAAGTTCGATCTGGCGATTATTGGTTCCGGCGGCGGAGCGTTTGCGGCCGCGATCCGGGCCACCGAGCTGGGCAAGCACGTCGTGATGGTGGAGCGCGGCACCGTGGGCGGGACATGCGTGAACACGGGCTGCGTCCCGTCGAAGGCGCTCCTGGCTGCCGCGGAGGCCCGCCATGTGGCGTTGGATTCGGCCCGCTTCCCTGGGGTGGCGGCCTCGGCGGGCCCGGTGGACATGCCGGCCCTGATTCAGGGCAAGGCCGCGCTGGTTGAAAGCATGCGCACGGAGAAGTACGTCGATCTGGCCGCGGACTACGGGTGGACGATGATCTCGGGGGACGCGTCGTTCACCGGAACCCAGGACGCACCGCTGCTCCGGGTGATCTCCCCGGATGGTGCAGTGAGAACGATCGAGGCCGGGCACTACCTCGTGGCCACTGGCTCCGCACCCTACGTGCCCCCCGTTCCCGGACTGGCCGAGGCCGGGTACCTGACCTCGACGACGGCGATGGAACTGGACGAGGTGCCCGAATCAATGCTGATCCTGGGCGGAGGCTATGTTGCCCTGGAGATGGCACAGCTTTTCTCCCGGCTGGGCTCCCGGGTGACCATGCTGGTCCGTTCCCGGTTGGCCTCGCAGGAGGAACCGGAGGCGTCCAAGGCGTTAGCGGGGGTGTTCGCCGACGAGGGGATCCGGGTGGTCCGGCGGGCCATGGCCGACTCCGTGGCCTCCGGCCCGGACGGGGTCTCGGTGACGGCAAACGTGGCCGGGGGCGAGGAGGTGTTCCGCGCTTCCCACATCCTCGTGGCACTGGGCCGCCGCCCGGTGACCGAGGGACTGGACCTTGACGCCGTCGGGGTGAAGACCGGCGCATCCGGCGAGATCGTGGTCGATTCCCGCCTGGCCACGTCCAACCCGCGGGTTTGGGCCGCCGGGGACGCGACCGGCCATCGGGAGTTCGTTTACGTCGCAGCGGCCCACGGCGCCCTGGCCGTGGACAATGCGTTCACCGATGCCCTGGCCGAGGTCGACTACCGGCACCTGCCCCGGGTCACCTTCACCAGTCCCGCCATCGGGGCGGTCGGGATGACGGAAAAGGAAGCTGTCGCCGCCGGGATCAGCTGCGAGTGCCGGGTCCTCCCCCTGGAGTACGTGCCGCGAGCCGTGGTCAACCGCGACACCCGCGGCTTCATCAAGGTTGTCGCGGACCGCGACACCGGACGGATCCTGGGCCTCTCCGCGGTGGCCAAGGACGCCGGGGAAATCGCCGCCGCCGGCGTCTACATCCTCGAAGCGGGCATGACCACCGCGCAGGTCGCCGCCGCCTGGAGCCCCTACCTGACGATGGCCGAGGGCATCAGGATCGCCGCCAAGGCCTTCAACACCGACGTCTCCAAGCTCTCCTGCTGCGCCTGA
- a CDS encoding heavy metal-responsive transcriptional regulator yields MRIGQLAEATGTTTKTLRFYEESGLLPPAERLASGYRDYAEDAVGRVGFIHRGQAAGLTLAQIRQILDIRDGGQAPCEHVRDLLDVRLAEIEQQIAQLSVLRDTIADLRQDAAHPDPETCSTDQVCRYL; encoded by the coding sequence ATGAGGATCGGACAGCTTGCGGAAGCAACCGGAACCACGACCAAGACCCTGCGGTTCTACGAGGAGTCGGGGCTGCTCCCTCCGGCCGAGCGATTGGCCTCCGGCTATCGGGACTACGCCGAGGATGCCGTGGGTCGGGTCGGGTTCATCCACCGGGGCCAGGCCGCCGGGCTGACCCTCGCCCAGATCCGCCAGATCCTCGACATCCGCGACGGCGGCCAGGCGCCCTGCGAGCACGTGCGCGACCTGCTTGACGTGCGCCTCGCTGAGATCGAGCAGCAGATCGCGCAGCTCTCCGTGCTGCGCGACACTATCGCGGACCTCAGACAGGACGCCGCACACCCGGACCCTGAAACGTGCAGCACCGATCAAGTGTGTAGGTACTTGTAA